Part of the Mixophyes fleayi isolate aMixFle1 chromosome 12, aMixFle1.hap1, whole genome shotgun sequence genome is shown below.
AAGTGTGGAGTCCAGGGGAGTATGTGTGGAGGGCAAACGTAGGTAAGTTTATCTATTAAACTACATTCTCCTACACTGGTTttattttctcaagtgccataagccttcaaatgtaaaatgtagcTAAAGGTAAATTTACTGTAGGTGCactttatcattatcatcatttgtttatatagcgccaacatattccatagcgctttacaattgggggacaaacacagtaaactaataaacaaactgggtaaaacagacaaagaggtgagaaggccctgctcacaagcttacaatctatgggacaatgggagtttgacacatgaggttaagtctacattttgcatttcggctcagcctgaatgcaaaggtaaaagtgactcataagctaaatgatcccgtcacacaacaatgttggtcagggggtagttgtcttgtgtgaaattgtgtaacggatggtaatagggtaatgtagtaaggtcaagagggtggttgaggaatattataagcttgtctgaaaaggtgggttttcagagaacgcttgaaagtttgtagaccagaggagagttatTGTGCGAGGGggagaattccacagagtgggagcagcccgaaaaaagtcctgtaaccgggaatgggaagacttaatgagggtggatgagagacgcatgtcttgtgtagaatggagttgctgagttgggagatttTTTGCGACATCTAATCCCAGCTTTTCTCTTTATTGTTATGAACACCTCAGCATTGAAAAATGAATCCAGTGTCTCATGACTGTTAATTTATCCTCACATGCTGTGATATCACAGCTCATACTAATCAGTTGGCCTGGTATTGCAGTGTGTGGTCCTAAAATGACTGTGATGCCCAATATTGGTCTTATCATAATCAATAGCATCATTCCCCATCATATTGATAAATATGGTCTATTGATGACTGTTATTGGTGTGTTCTGACCAAACTTACAGACCTCTATGCTCTGGACGGGCAGATAACGCCTACGTCGGTCACCCAAGTGTGATGTGTAGGGTCATAGTACTCTTTTCAGCAAGTGTTGGTCTAAGTACAAATATTCGGTGCAGGTGTGGTGAGATGCACTCTAGTCCCGTCCAATTGGACACCCTACATAGTCTTCATGGTTGTCCTGCTGGTTTAAACTTCTCAGACAACTTTTCTGTGTAAGTATAAAAGCATTCGCAGACTCCTTCCTCTGTATTGTTACTCATGGATTTCATGTTGCCAAAAATGTTACGTCAGAGTTCCGTAACTTAAATTCTGGTGTTTTGGTCTTGCAGCGACTCGGACGTGTACTGGCACAGTAATATCATCGCGCATCGAATCCAACAGAGACAAGTAAAGACCATAAGTGGCCAAGTATACGAGTTGGTAGGAAAGGCAGATACTACCTCCATGAATACAGCAGGTATGTTTGTGAGGCGACTGGGCAGGAGAAGATCTGGGACATTACAGATCTAACGTCACGTTGGTCTTCTCAGGTTATCCCTCATGGCTGGTGGAGAAGTTTACGTCTGGTTTTCCAGAGGATTGGAAGAAGTACGTCCGCTATTTTTGTGAGGCAGCCAACAGGTTAGTTTAGTGAACCACATACGGCGGCATTCTTGATCTAACAGTGACTTCAGGTGCTTCAGGTCAATGAGGGTTATTGATCAAACCACTTCAGCCAaccagacacttgctttcattgtctaacttgcactgaaCACATTAAAGCTAATTGTTGATTGgttattttgtaaatgtttttttttttttgtttttgtttttaaaaagaaaaaactacaTAAGTTtgttttctaattttcttaatgaGCAGTAGATCCCTAAGTTTGATATAAATTCTGATGTCCAGCAGGACGTTCAGCAAATTTCACAAGAAATCAATATTTCTAGGAGCCACTACAGCACTTGCTCAATTGAGGCAAAGTGGAAATCCAGCTTTATAGACGACTTCTCTATCTGTAAAATGTAGGTTTGGAACAGATAACGCAGGATGTTATTCGCCAGTAAAGCCTCCGAAGAACAACAATGTAACAAGAGATAGTAGAAGGGTCACAGACTGCGTTCCCAATAGCCCCGATACTGACAACGACCGTGTACGTGTACAGAGGAAGGTGAAAGGGAGAAAGCCAAAAAGCGTTTCAGACAAGGAACTGGGATCTGTTAGCAGCCTCAGCATTGTCTCCAAAGCTAGAAGCCAGAAGAGTAAATCCTCAGACTATACACCGCTAAGTGGTATGTACTGTcttctgttttgttattttatttcaatgttcatctaaatttaaaatggcgttaagagaaaaaaataaataaatgtcagtgTTGTACAGATTAACGAGCATGTAAGTTTTATTatcactttatttaatttttttgaaatatattttatttagaattttacAGCATTTTTATAGTATAACAACATTATCAAAATATACATTCAACAATAGAGGGCGATACAAacctggtaaagaaaacctaagAGGAGAAAAGACGGGGTGGCGGGTGTTAGTTAGGGCTACTTAGGCGAGGGGATGTCTGGTCCAGCTCCGTGTAATATAGCAAATGGTCGGTTAATTCAAGACATAAAAGTTGTCAACAGTGTGTTAATAGAATCGACTAGACAGCAGTCCCATTGTGGGAAAGCCAAAGGCTCCAAATGGCGCAAAATTTGTCGGGGCTGTCATTGATGATACTCGTGATATATTCACATCGGTATGTTTGCCAAATCCTATTAATTAATAAAGAGCCGGGGGTTCCGGTTGTTTCCAGGCTGCTGCAAATGGGCATTTAGCAGCATTAAGTATACGGCTCGTCAGAGCCATTGTGTATTTGTCAACGTCCGTCACAGGTCTGTTTAGGAGGGAGTAAGATGGGCATGGTGGTAACGTCATGTGATAACATTATGAATCGGTGGATGAACACTTTGCCAGGATCTCATGATCTTGGGGCAAGACCACCTAATATGGTGAAATGAACAGTTGTGTCCACAGAGCCTCCAGCGTAACTTTGAGGAAGCAGGATATACCACATGCAGGCGGGATTATCATTTGTTTTTAAGGagctgcagcgccgtacagggggTTGGGGAGGAGAGAACATCAAATTGCACAATGAACAAACAGCATGCATGGTACACGAGTTACATAGTAGGGCACAACCTATTGCacgataaataaataacaaacagaAACAAGTTGCATAGTACGAGATAAGGGGACAAAAGAGGGAGCAACAAGCAGCGTAAGCAGATCTGTGCCGAGGAGCATGGCCGTATCAAACCGGGCCAGAGATGCTGAATCGGAGATTAAGAGATCAGGTAAAGGGTACTAGACTTAGGTGCCCAAGTGAATAGGATGTTAAAGGCTGGAAAACACAAGGAATATGAGGTCTTGCTGTTGAGAGCCTACATTCAAGAAAtaacattaacaaatatatatctcCTCTGCAGGAGGTTACCCTTTTAGGGAGAAGATACTTTTCTATCTGAGCAGGCAAAGTGTGTCTGACATGTTTGTGGACTTGCTTTACAGAAATAAACTGTGGCTTGATGAATAATGTCAGGACCAGTGATGTAACAGCAATTAAAGTGAAagtaatatttgtatttaaatagaGGGACATGCCAGATTGCAAAATACATTGCAGAAGAATAAATAGTTCATATCCAAAAATTAAATGTGATGTATTTAATGAGGGCCCGTTGCCAAAACACAGGGAAGGCAGACGTTTTGTTTGCTGAAACAATATACATAAACATGCAATCTATTGATGGCTTAGGAACCATTGATTTTACTGAGGGATAAGCACCTTGGTGGTTGCGGAAGTAACCTATTACTATGAAATCATTCTGTAAAGGCTCCGGTATTAAATGGCTCGGCTGAAAATTGATATAAGCAATACATAACAAGAATTTTAATTTTGGGATTCCTAACTAGAGGTACCTCTTACATCTATGACAAAGGGTTTAACCACTTAAAGTCTGGAGGATTTTCCTCTTCATGACCAgtcaattttttgcttttttttgagattCATCGTTTTGGAATTATTTCTTCGTTTAAagtttttagtatatttttaggacaagtaacttttttttttttttttttttttttttataaaggtaatatacttaataaatattttttaatatagggaaaaatatgcaaataatagaaaaaaataacttattattaattgttccatattttgtttttacaccATTAGTCCAAGCCCAGAAACCTTCTACATGTAATCATAGAGTTCTACTCAGTAGGGCAATAGCAGAGGTGTAATATTTACTCAGATCTGGAGTTCAGGAACAAAGCTGTACTTTTCTTTTGTAAAACTGTTTAATATTACTATGCCTGGACTGTAGTCAGAAGCGAAGCGACTGTGGGCACAAATCCTCGGGTGGAAGGGTCAGAACCTGGAGTGGATGAATACATTGTCAGGATGACATTTTTTTGTGGGTTTAGGAACACATTCGTTCTGTAACACATAAATGTAGTTTCTCTGAAAATGTCACATAATCCTCATGCGGAACGACTTTCTTGGTCTGCGCTGGGAAGCGTGTTTGGGGAGACGGTGCCTCTGTCATCTTTAACCttgctttattatatttattttttatatactgtttggTGGGTGACCAATATAAGTATAGAATAACAGCAACAAAGAGGAAAGAAAAAGCAGAAATTGTGTATCTGGGGCACTCAATTATAGGTATAGCACAGCAATGTCCAATCACTGCGAGAATCTGCAGACCTTAGATCATGATTATGGATGATTTCAGCTCCAGTGTTTAATGCTcttttatataaggcaacttgtATTTGGGCATATGATCATAAAATAATTGCCCTGGAAAAGAGGAACCCCTCAGCCGTTGGGTTGGGTCTAGTTAGCCATCTTCTTAACTGTACTTGTTCCCTTCATAAACACATGACAATGCCCGTGTTCTGTATCCATCCTGTTTTACAGACTGCTCTTCTGTGTCTGGCATCAGCCGCAGCGGGCGTCAAATCAAGCCCGTCCTCAAGTACTGGTGCGGGGAGAGGTTATCGGTGGATTGTTTGATGAATGCCAACGTCATCAGAGTAGACATGGACCCTCTGAGCACTGCACTGGTGAGTACTGGATGGAAGTATTCTTATGGCACACTTTATTTCAGAAAGTTACATCATTTGTCTCAAAATCACTCCAACTGTATGTTGTATAGTCCCTTTGTGTCATAGGGATAATGTAACAATGTTCAGTCTGTTGAATTCTACAAATAACAGATCTGTCTTGAAACCTCGGAGCACAGCTACCAGCGAGTGGGTCATTCTGGCCAAGCAAGAGAATGTTGTTATACTGAAAGCGtttcaaataactttatttttttcccacttgTGTTTCCTTTAATATGTGTCTTTTATTCAAGGAAAGGGCTTACAGAGGACCTGGCTCTAAAAGAATCAAAAAATCCAATTCGGAGACGACTCAAAAGAGATTCACACCACAGAAGACGGCTTCCAATGCTAGAGCACAGAATGGTGAGCAGAGATTTGTCAGTCTAATGTAATCTAAACTATTCAAACGCTGCGCACCTCTATATAAAAGCAATTTGATTGGTTGAAACTTTTTCTTTGTTTGTCTTCCCTCTAGCCACAAAGCGCACCTTAAACAAAAAACGGGCTACCCAGAGCTTCCCTGCGAGGGATGGGCCGCACAGCCCCCGAGTGGTGCTCACACCCATGCAGACTAAAAATGAGTTGAGAATGAAGTGTTTGCAAAACGAAGTTTACTGGGACGGATCGATGGAGACTGCAACAGACACCAGTGTGTTTGAAAGTGAACCAGAAGGGAAGACAGAAAGGGAACAGAAAACGTCTGGCAGTAGAGAGACTCCCAGGGCAGTCTCCATCGCTACCTCCAATGGTATTGATGCTTCTGTTGTCTCTATTGAAGGGAAGCAGAAAGCAGTCAATTAGTTAATGTGTAAGCCAAGCTGGAATATAGGGGGTGAAATGGGTTTTTGAATGGATTCTAGAATTTTGCAGAGGATGTAATAATCTACTGGATAGATAGATTTTATTGCCTGTACCCTCACTCCTATCTCCTGCGGCTCTTCTTTTGCTTCCCTTTGGTTTTCTCAcctggaaaatgttttttttactcttgtttttttttttaactggccATAGCCTCTGCTAATTACATATCCAAGCTCGCACTTCTGTACCCTCACCTCGTGTATCACAAAGATAAAACAGTcgcatcttttctttttttcttctgaagGTTTCCTCCGCTGAGGCAGCTTTTGGCAAGAAAGTCTTCAAAGAGAACAGCGGAATGCTTGGTTTCTTTCCTACTTGGCTACTATTCTTGTCTAGTGTAAAacaggaggagcaggaaaaataTAGCATGTTGGAATATAACCTAGCGATTGTGCCTCCCTACAGCCTCGGAGTAAATGATAGCTGCAAGTCCAAAAAATAGAAGAACTCCCATAAAAACATTTTATCTGCAATTACCATTCACAGCTTTAATTTATCTTCTTTTCATTTTTCCTTAGCACCAAAACACATCTTACATGCGACTGTTCCAAAATCCATGACTACTCAGAGCAGTTTTAAGAGTCCTATATTGACTAACACGGAGGAGAGTAAAAGAAGATACCAGCGGAAATCTCCTCGAGTGTTGCCCGTGCTTTTCAAGAATGATCTGAGCATGAAGTGTTTAGAAGACACTTCTATGGACAACAGTGGGCTTGAAAAAGAAACACATGTGGAACGTGGGAAACCAAAAATGGAGAAGAAAATGACTAGAAGCAAAAAGACTTCCGAGGCCACCTCTAATTCCTCCATCTGCTTGTCAGAAGACAGTGCGACTGATATGTCTGTTGTCTTGATGGAGAATAGGGAAAGCGAGAACAAGTCCTCTGATGAGGACTACGCACCTTCTTTGTCAATTAAAAGGAAAGTGAGATCAGTCACTATGAAAGTCCTACCAATAAATAAGACTAAAAATATATGTTCTCAAAAAAATTCTAGAAAAGTGAAAACAAACAGACCAAAACAATGTAGTTATGCACCAAGGAGAAGACTACATCCTCGTTCTGCGAAGTTTCAGAATAATCCATTAGCTTCTCGGAAGTCACAGAAGAAAATTAGTTCAGGAAAGGACTCTAAACAACTGAGCAGAACTCAGAAGACACCAACTCCAAATATGAAAAGGGAAAAATCTCGTTCTGCGAAAGCGCTGAGTGGTAAAGCAGAGATTGATGAAGAGAAAGGTGTTTTAGGAGCGAATTTGGATCAACTGACTAGTAAGAGCCAGAATGCAATATCTCCTAGTCCTGCCCCAGCTAGGAGAAGACAGCCATCTCGTTCTGAACAGCCGTCAAGTGATTTAAAAGAGCCTCATGATTCTAAACCGGAAAATGGTTCAGGGAAAGACCCTAGACAACGAAGAAGCAATCGGAGAAAGAAACCAATACTTTCTCAAAGTGCAGTAGCTAGGAGGATACAACCATTTCGTTCTAAACAACCACTGAGTTATTTAGCAGAATCTACAGATTCTGAGGAAGATGATGTTTCAGGAAAGGATTCTGAGGAAGAAAATGTTTCAGGAAAGGATTCAAGGCGGCTGACTAGAGGTGGTAAGGAACGAGCACCACCTGAGCCAGCCCCAGCTACAAAGAGACAACCTTTTCGTTCTACACGACCACTGAGTTATTTAGCAGAATCTACAGATTCTGAGGAAGAAAATGTTTCAGGAAAGGATTCAAAGCGGCTGACTAGAGGTGGTAAGAAACGAGCACCACCTGAGCCAGCCCCAGCTACAAAGAGACAACCATTTCGTTCTACACGACCACTGAGTGATTTAGCAGAATCTACAGATTCTGAGGAAGAAAATGTTTCAGGAAAGGATTCAAAGCGGCTGACTAGAGGTGGTAAGAAACAAGCACCACCTGAGCCTGCCCCAGCTACAAAGAGACAACCTCTTCATTCTACACGACCACTGAGTGATTTAGCAGAATCTACAGATTCTGAGGAAGAAAATGTTTCAGGAAAGGATTCAAAGCGGCTGACTAGAGGTGGTAAGAAACGAGCACCACCTGAGCCAGCCCCAGCTACAAAGAGACAACCTCTTCATTCTACACGACCACTGAGTGATTTAGCAGAATCTACAGATTCTGAGGAAGAAAATGTTTCAGGGAAGGATTCAAAGCGGCTGACTAGAGGTGGTAAGAAACGAGCACCACCTGAGCCTGCCCCAGCTACAAGGAGACAACCTTTTCATTCTACACAACCACTGAGTGATTTAGTTGAATCTCAGGATTCCGAGGAGGAAAATGTTTTGGGGAAGGAATCGGGGCAGCTGACTAGAACTTGTAAGAAGCTTACACTTTCTGATCCTGCTTTAGGTAGGAAAAAACGACAAGGCCGCTCTGCACAACAACTAAGTGATATTATAGAAAGTCAGGATTCGGAAGAGGAAACCATTACAAGAAAGGCCTCTATTCTACTAGCTAGCAACCAGAAGAAACAAACCTgtcctgatcctgctccaggcAGGAGAAGACAACCAACCTGTTCTGCACAGACACTGTATAATTTGGCCGAGTCTTATGACTCGGAAGAGGAAAGTGAATGCGTAAAAGACTCTCTACAACTGAATAATGATAAGAAGAAACAAACCCCTTTTGATCATGCCCCAGGTCGGAAATTGTCTAATTCTGATCAATATTTTGAAGAGAAATGTGGTCCAAGAAACGATTCTTCAAAATGTATTATCTCACCAAAGAAGTCAATAAAATCTTGTCCTACAAGAAGTTTAGGACGACCTTTGCATTCTACTGAAGAGAAAAATGAGTCGAGGGAGGATTCTACAGGACAGATTAATGTTAAAAGGAAATCAATAGTTTCCAGTCTTGCCCCAGTTAGACTGCAGTCTCGCTCTGCAAAATTCAAAAATGATTTAGAAGATTCTGGAGAGGAGAATGGTTCTAAGAAATATCCTGCAAAACGTATTAGTCCTCAGACCAAAACAAGAACATCTACTCCCAGTGCAAGCAGAGGAAAATCTTCTGGTTCTACAGAACGAGAAACCTCTAAGGAATCTGAGATCATTTGTGGCACAAAAGTGAATGGTACCAGATATCCTAAAGAGAGTGACAATGAAAGCAATGATAACGATGGACCTAGAGGCCAAAAGCAACCGAAGAGGAACAGCAAGCACCTTGATAAAGTGTATGATTCTTGTCTCAAAAAACGTCCCCAGACCTCGAAAGGCAGTTTTGCCTTAAAATCAAATGTTCGTTCcaaatcagagaatctatcacccCTTGATCTGTTTGCAGAAATAAGTCGTGAGGAGGAATGGACGGGAACGGAAGTCAAGCGACTTTACAAGCAAGTATTAAAACTATTTGTACAGATTGTAGTGTTGTCGCCTAGCAGTGCAGTTTTACATCCAAATGGTGTTTTCAAGTGTGGCATCTTTTTGCATTGAGACTTTAAGATGATAAAGAAGGTTTTGATCTAAAATTTGGCTGAAACCTAAAGCATGCCCCACTTGCATAATTTTTGTTGTTAGCAAATTACTTCATTTCTGTGCAAGTCATATTAACATACAGTTGAGACCCACAAATTAGAATCCCATTGTTTTTAAACTGAACATACAACAGGAAACAAGTGACCTGCTTCAAACACATTAAAATTGTGATCTGACTCAACAGACCTTTGACGTGCATGCCCAAGACAAAATCATTATAGACCAGGCCGGGACAAACTCTCACAAGACCTGGAGAGCCAGAGTCCCATCATACCCTATcagctgacaaagcatgctggaacttgtagtttcacaacacctggagaacctcAGGTTGTTTAGACCTGTTGTGGACGTTGCTTATATGTTTAGAATACATTTCTGTATCCTATCCATTTTGGGGACCCTGCTTACTATGGGGTATAGAAGGTGCTGTGCTGAGAGTAAGGCACTTGAAAAAACTAACAACTTGTCTGGACTGctacctcccctctatgccccctgtACGGAGGTCCTACCATTTTCTTTTTAGTGACAATGGAATAGAGCacttttcttaagttttctactttttgtttattttatttcttgtatTTCACTAGCACATGGATAAGAGCGGGGATGGCTTACATGCCGTCCACCTGTTCTACACTGATGGGCTCCCAACAAAAGGGTCACTTGGCCAGCTGCATTACAGCGACCAGGGACCCGGATCTGTTCCAGGGCAGCAACGAACTGTGCCAGGAGCCACAGAATGCAGCCCCAGCGTCCCCTCAGCGTGGCTGGGACGGGGCTGGCTGCGGTCCTTCCCCTGGTTATTGCATGAACACTAAACACTTCAAGAAAGCAGGTAGCCGGTAAGGGGGAAATAGCCTGGTGGGGGCTATGGTAGTAACAACTCCCACCTGGGTCTATTAGCACGGTAAGTCTCTTCTCTGCATTTGTGAAAATTTTTCACTGAGGGTTGACTCTCTGGTATTGTGACTGCTCCTGAACTAATAGAGCCAACTTGGGCTAATGAGTTAGCCCGGTCCATTGCGGAACTTAAAAAGGATGCAGCGGTAGGTGAAACTGTTCCTCCTACTCTTTCCCCAGGGGCTTCATCTGATAATCCCCCTCGGTGCAGGAAACTCCCTGATGCGAAACCTGGAAAGCTTGGTTCAGGGTCTGGTTAAGCTGTCTTCCTCCCTTTAGAAGCTGTTGGAGACTGTCTTCCAACAAGCTGCGCATGCGCCAGGCTCATTCCCAGGTTCATTTGTTAGGAGGTTCTGAATCTGAACACTCCTCTCAAGAAGAAGGTGAGATCCAAGGGGACTCCGAGATGATGACCTGACTACATGGGAGGACGATTCCTCCAGTAAATGGGGGATTGAGTATCTAACTTTGGCTGTCCGACAGACCCTGGATATTCTGGATGTGGAATCATTGGTTTCCCTATTCAAATGGAAAAAAGAAACAACCTGTTTATTTTCCTTCCTTTTCACAGTCGTCTGAAATCTTGGGTGAGGCTTGGCTGAAACCAGATAGCAGCTTTCAGCTTACAAAACTGTTGCTGTTCACCTACCCCTTCTTGGAAGCAGACATAGCAGAATGGGAGTTTACACCGCAAATGGATGCCCCTGTTGCACATCTGGCTAAATCCATTCTCATTTCTATTCAAGTGCTGCTTTCTTAAAAGGCTACACAGACAGGACATGCAATAAGGTTTTAAAATCCATCTCTGTCGCCTTAGGTTCTTTGCTTAGGCACATTGTGGCAGCCGCTTGGGTGATCAAAGCGGTAGTAAAATGGGCTGGGACTCTCAGCGAGGGCATACAGTCTAGACCCAAGTCAACGCCTTTAGTGGAACATATTAAGGAAGTGTCAGAGTACTTGGGCAACGCTATTCTTGATGCAGGTCTGGGTATGTC
Proteins encoded:
- the MIS18BP1 gene encoding mis18-binding protein 1 isoform X3; this encodes MIFSSVSHQKKAEPTGQNVGCGFMRANAQKDFVPASPGKKMRLLSICLDDMAPNRLTPIKKLKKLALQQATDTRALKSTPQSTLIRERVASQDFTNLRVIRPNVGRQLRSQVLKTTNPATTCLNNGRFFHDAKCSCGSPADLLKKMKELIAVSKRCKRETDDITDIVNGPEDTTSETESLSAQSSSDDSHTDCSSVSGISRSGRQIKPVLKYWCGERLSVDCLMNANVIRVDMDPLSTALERAYRGPGSKRIKKSNSETTQKRFTPQKTASNARAQNATKRTLNKKRATQSFPARDGPHSPRVVLTPMQTKNELRMKCLQNEVYWDGSMETATDTSVFESEPEGKTEREQKTSGSRETPRAVSIATSNAPKHILHATVPKSMTTQSSFKSPILTNTEESKRRYQRKSPRVLPVLFKNDLSMKCLEDTSMDNSGLEKETHVERGKPKMEKKMTRSKKTSEATSNSSICLSEDSATDMSVVLMENRESENKSSDEDYAPSLSIKRKVRSVTMKVLPINKTKNICSQKNSRKVKTNRPKQCSYAPRRRLHPRSAKFQNNPLASRKSQKKISSGKDSKQLSRTQKTPTPNMKREKSRSAKALSGKAEIDEEKGVLGANLDQLTSKSQNAISPSPAPARRRQPSRSEQPSSDLKEPHDSKPENGSGKDPRQRRSNRRKKPILSQSAVARRIQPFRSKQPLSYLAESTDSEEDDVSGKDSEEENVSGKDSRRLTRGGKERAPPEPAPATKRQPFRSTRPLSYLAESTDSEEENVSGKDSKRLTRGGKKRAPPEPAPATKRQPFRSTRPLSDLAESTDSEEENVSGKDSKRLTRGGKKQAPPEPAPATKRQPLHSTRPLSDLAESTDSEEENVSGKDSKRLTRGGKKRAPPEPAPATKRQPLHSTRPLSDLAESTDSEEENVSGKDSKRLTRGGKKRAPPEPAPATRRQPFHSTQPLSDLVESQDSEEENVLGKESGQLTRTCKKLTLSDPALGRKKRQGRSAQQLSDIIESQDSEEETITRKASILLASNQKKQTCPDPAPGRRRQPTCSAQTLYNLAESYDSEEESECVKDSLQLNNDKKKQTPFDHAPGRKLSNSDQYFEEKCGPRNDSSKCIISPKKSIKSCPTRSLGRPLHSTEEKNESREDSTGQINVKRKSIVSSLAPVRLQSRSAKFKNDLEDSGEENGSKKYPAKRISPQTKTRTSTPSASRGKSSGSTERETSKESEIICGTKVNGTRYPKESDNESNDNDGPRGQKQPKRNSKHLDKVYDSCLKKRPQTSKGSFALKSNVRSKSENLSPLDLFAEISREEEWTGTEVKRLYKAVSSLPKHKKGFWLDVAMAVGSRSAEQCQEKYLEKQQTKSSKAQSKKKPDTAKKKKQENKSNEKETVKITAKVGTLKRKQQMREFLDQIQKDDHDDLFSATPFQNKKVKLPTLRASHEDDVFQLANPDPTTPSSSVFPLAYTPQCEHITPGMLETINKSNNDKYVYRIQKTSKRDKFMNWGNINKRTGGFPHATPTSRRTPYSKKVVGTKDTSVIGKLFKKDDPVTSDDEEKDYYFSDSSAEGK